A section of the Thermococcus sp. 21S7 genome encodes:
- the nikR gene encoding nickel-responsive transcriptional regulator NikR, whose translation MKIIRFGVSVPDELLERFDRIIEEKGYVNRSEAIRDMMRDFIVRHEWEQGEGEVAGTITMLYNHDEAEVVKELLDLQHDYLSEIISSIHVHMDEHNCLEVVIVKGKANRIKEIADRLLSLKGVKHGKLVMTGTGKELV comes from the coding sequence TGGTGTGTCGGTTCCGGATGAGCTGCTCGAAAGGTTCGACCGTATAATCGAGGAGAAGGGCTACGTCAACAGAAGCGAGGCAATAAGGGACATGATGAGGGACTTCATAGTCCGGCACGAGTGGGAGCAGGGCGAGGGTGAGGTCGCCGGCACGATAACCATGCTCTACAACCACGATGAGGCGGAGGTGGTCAAGGAACTCCTCGACCTCCAGCACGACTATCTGAGCGAGATAATCTCCAGCATTCACGTCCACATGGACGAGCACAACTGCCTGGAGGTTGTCATAGTTAAGGGCAAAGCGAACAGGATAAAGGAGATAGCGGACAGGCTGCTGAGCCTCAAGGGTGTAAAGCACGGCAAGCTGGTGATGACGGGAACGGGAAAGGAGCTGGTCTAG